In a single window of the Carassius carassius chromosome 26, fCarCar2.1, whole genome shotgun sequence genome:
- the LOC132106339 gene encoding uncharacterized protein LOC132106339 isoform X1: MSFTATPGHHGPWVHPQRRTRAGSRATTSPPPAFDISIRNRFAPLRETGRDAVIIGDSIVRHVSATLAEGKVHTHCLPGARVLDVSAQIPAILKVDESPRAVVLHAGVNDTTLRQTETLKRDFSSLIETVRSTTPAATIVVSGPLPTYRRGHERFSRLFALNEWLLSWCKEQKLLFVNNWNLFWEHPRLFRADGLHPSRIGAELLSDNISRTLRSM; this comes from the coding sequence atgtccttcactgcgacgccgggacaccacggaccctgggtgcatccacagcggaggacgcgagccgggtcccgggcgacaacttctccccctcctgccttcgacatctccatccggaaccgcttcgctcccctccgcgagacaggacgcgacgctgtgatcatcggagactccatcgtccgacacgtaagtgctacgttagccgaaggtaaagtgcacactcattgtttgcctggtgctcgtgttctcgatgtttctgcgcagatacccgcgatcctgaaggtcgacgagagccccagagcggtcgtgcttcacgccggggttaacgacaccacgctgcggcagacggagacgctgaagagggacttcagcagcctgatcgagacggttcgcagcacgacgcccgcggcgacgatcgtcgtgtcaggaccactgcccacgtatcgacgaggacacgaaaggttcagtagactttttgctttaaatgaatggctgttgtcatggtgtaaagaacagaaactgctatttgttaataactggaatcttttctgggagcatcctaggctgtttcgcgctgatggattacaccccagcagaatcggagcggagctgctctctgacaacatctccaggacacttcgctccatgtga